tttcactgtgttcGACCAATGAAACATCGCTTCATACTGCAGGTGAAGCGGCAGGTGAACACATAGTTAGTCTGAAGAGGGACGGACGGAGACGTGTTTCCAGCAGAGATGTTGATGGTGacgatgaaaataaaaagtctgCTCCCATTTTCAGGTTTATTGAATCGTTATTGTGATCCTGAAGGTGAATTTCAGAGTGTGAATGGTGTCAGCAGACCGACCAATGTTAGCCTGCTGAACACAGCACTGGAAACACCAGAGACCAGGATCTGGATCAGAATCTGGCTCAGGATCTGGACCAGGACCTGGTTCAGAATCTGTAATGACGACGTTCCATCAGAACGTCTTCTGCTGACACCTTCATGACACCAAACCGCACCTTTTCAAACATCAGGTAGACCAAACAAAGGTGAGGGCCAGATGTTTAGAGGAAGACCGCCTGactcaggtccaggtccaggtccaggggCACATAGTGGATGTGGTGAGAgtgtactgtttgtgtgtttgcagatgtCAGATGATGAAGAGAGGATGTCTGTGGGCAGTCGAGGCAGCTTCAGGGTGagtcatgaacacacacatgaacacatgacttCAAGGGGTCAAAgagtaaacacacagctgattaacagactgatcaataatcaatagATCCAGCTGTCAAAACAGCTGAAAGCTTGAAGTCTGTACGAACGTCTCATCTGCTCCAGTTCCTCTTCccattcctcttcctctccctcttcccgTTCTTGTTTCTCTTCCggttcctcttcctgtttctttcagCTGAAGGTCACATAGAAACAACctccaaaatgtaaaatgttcgAAAATCACAGAGAAAAGTCGAAACAAGGAACctcagaagtttttttttattacaccAGAAATGGAAtcagtcagacaggaagagctGATGTAAAGTGCTCGTTGATGTTCTGCTGCTCGTTTCTGGAGGGAATgctgtgaaacaggaagttgaaACTCTGTTTGTATTCAGAGTTTGTAaagctgctgaaggagctgaaaTTCATTCCtgaacttcaaaataaaatcacaaaatgaatTGTACAAACTGTGATTGTGAAGACGTCGACATGGCgtcaaacatcaaacaggaagtgatcaaaTCTTTCTGAcctcaaaacaaaatatttaaagactccagaaacacctgtaaacaggtaaacaggctcattggtaacaggtgagaggatcatgatcgGGTCTGAAAGGttcatcctggaaaggctcagtcgctcatagaggatggagcgagttcaccacttcttaacacatgaagcatgaagAAGAcgaacacatgaagctgctgtcagtgaacacttTGATTGGACATGATCGATTGTGGTTTGTTGATATTTGAAACAGAGTTCAGACTTCATGGAATCAGAGGTCATCTTGGTCCAACCCACAGAGCAGTAAGAGAAGCTCTGATTGGCCGGCcgctttgtctgtttctgaagtTTGGATGAAATAACGATGTTGTTTGTGTAAActgtttcatttcctgctcGTCGTCTCTCATCCTGATAACGACTGACTCCACTCGTATCTCTCTTCtatccttccttctttccttccttcctcgcGTCCTCGCCTGCTTCCTGCCTGCTCCCCCAGCCGTCAGACCACAGCGGGTTTCTGGGCTCCGGCTCTCGAGCCTCCTCCAGGGCCAGTTCGGCTCGCGCAAGTCCAGTGGTGAGCTTTGGTCTCTGGGTGTCTTCTGACCttgtccccctctgtctcccactTGTCCCCTGTCACTCTGTCCTTTGTCTGATCAGTCGCTCCTCACTCTGGCTCCACCCAGTGGCCACGTTGTCCACGTGCAGCTTGACATGAGGCTCCGTGGACATGCTTGGTggtaaagtgtgtgtttgtgtgttcaggtggaggagagacCGGACCGAGACTTCCTGGACAAAGTAAGTCCCGTTTGACGCTGCAGTCTGAAGGATGTGCTGTTCACTGCCAGAATTTAAATAAAGTTATCAAGGTTTGAACAACCTTTCACGGAAACGTTGAACAAGCTAAAACAAATTGGAATTCATTcatgaaactttatttttaaccTCAATGTCAATTTATTgtaacaaaatgtttttttagtctttttaatAAAAGAAATTTGAATAAAGGAAATTATGTTTCACTTTAATTTCGTCACTTTGATTTTCTAAACGTTCAAACAAACATCCTGTCCATTACATCTAAAGtgactttaatttcatttagcTTAGTTTCAGTGggacagtgatgaagatgactgTAGTAGTAAACTCAGTAGTGATGAAggtctttgtcctcctcttcctcagggtTCGCGGACGGCGTCGACTCTGTCCGCCGCCACTCTGGCATCGCTGGGCGGAGCTTCGTCCCGTAGAGGAAGCTGTGACACATCGTTCTCGGTGGAGACAGAGGCGTCCATCAGAGACATGAAGGTGTCTCTTAATGTTGATCTggtttttaataatttgtttttttctcatgaaaTTATCGTGATGATAATAATCAGAATGTCCCGATCTGAGGACTCAGTGTTGTTAAGCTCATACGGCGTGTTGACGTGGTTGTGTTCAGGAGTCTCTGGTGGAGGCGGAGGACAAATATCGGAAAGCGATGGTGTCCAACGCTCAGCTCCACAACGAGAAGACGACGCTGATGTACCAGGTGGAGACTCTGAAGGAGGAGTTGAGCGacatggaggagctgctgtgggAGTCACGGGGACACCGCGACGACACCagcagggtcagaggtcacacggGGGTCACACAGGGGTCAAGTAGAGGTCATACAGAGGTCACAGAGGGGTCATACAGGTGTCACACGGGTCATACAGGGGTCATGTAGAGGTCACAGCGGGGTCATACAGGTGTCATGCAGGGATCATACAGGGGTCACATGGGTCATACAGGGGTCAAGTAGAGGTCACGCAGAGGTCACAGAGGATTTGCTGTCATATTCATACCATATAAATACAAGTTGGTGAAAATCAAGTTTTAGATTGGAGCTCAAAGGGACGTCTGTCCTCTGACGTCCATCAGGACACATTCTGACTATCTATTTTTGGAGTTTACAGCCAAACTAAAATGTTGAAACAGTCAGTGTGCTTCTGTAAACACTGAGCTAAACGGCTGAATGTGGTCCAGGTGGCGTCGGCGGGGTGAGCGCGGCTGTGCACTGAACGACCATTTTAACCCCTcgctgttcctctgtgtgtttcaggagctGGAGCGTGAGCGGCGGGCTCACGGTGTTCTTCAGTTCCAGTTTaaagagatgaaggaaactctgagaCAGACCGAAGAGCTGCTGACGGTCAGTGTCCATCATCGTCAAACGTCCCACATGAAGACgacctctctctttctctctctgtagagATGAAAGATATCAGCGTAGATTATGACTCACAGGAACGCGGTCGGGAACCATCACCTCCAAACCATTGCTGCTCTGTCAGGTTCAGATGTACAGCGATGTGTTCGTCCTTCTGTTTTAATCGCAGATCAGAGGATCAGGTAGTTTTTATGCTTCGATGAAGCTCTCAGCTGAAGGTTTATAGCTGCCTTCACATGAGTCCACCTCTCCGACAGTCATGACCTCAGACGTGGGTTTGCTCCGGCGCGGCGACACGTTTGCTGACAGAGTTTTCCAGCGGCGGTAAATTAATTGATTGTAATTTCTGAGTTTCGGGTTGCTCTTCATCGTTTTAGAATAAGTCTGAGGAGTAAGTTAAAGCATCTTTGAAAGAAGCAGAGAGTCACCAGAGAGCAGGTCTTGGCCATTGCCtagcagcagtgatgtcacgACCTGAACACCTGACCTCCTGCATCGTACGTTCTTCTGACGGTGGCTGTGAACTTAAAAAGGTGTCGCTCACACTAACACTGACTGATCTTCATCTGTCTGCACGCTGTTAATCTTCACCTCTTTCTGTCatgccctcctctccctccgccCCCCCAGGAGGTGTCCGACCTTCGCTTGAAGAGCAGCACTTATTGTCAGGAGGTTTCTGACCTGCAGGAAGTTCTGcagtggaaagagaagaagatggCGGTACGACACCACTGACAGTCAGTCACAGCTTTACAGCAGGTCACGGTTCCTTTGAGAACCTTTCTGTGGTTCTCCGCATGACCACAACCAGAGCATTCAGTTTGAACTTCTTGTGTTTGATGATCGACTCCGTCGCGCTGACGGACGATGTGTTTGGTCAGAAAGATGATGTTCATACGTTGTATTAGTTTGGATATTTAGAAATGATACAGATGGATCAATTATAGGTTGATCTATGACAGGTTTATCAATAACAGGTTAATCAATAACAGGTTGATCAATGACAAGTTAATCAATGACAGGTTAATCAATAACAGGTCGATCAATGACAGGTTGATCAATGACAGGTGTATAAAGCATGAAGTCTccttctgctgcctctgcaggtCAAACTGTAGCTTCTTGTcaaacttcctgtctgtctgaaaatgaTTTCCTCTTTCACTTCTCTTCCGCTTCACCTTCACCGCCTCCATGTGTCCCTCCTCGTCTTCTAacctctcctcgtcctcctcgtccacCTCGTCCTCTCAGGCGttagagaggcagagggaaatcTCCGACATCGTTCGGATCGAACGTGATCGGCTCAGAGACGAGGCGGTCCGACTCAGAGATGCTCTGAAGGTATTCAGAGAAGGAAGTGGCGAGGTCACTTCCTccacctgtgtgatgtcaccaAACATCAAAGCATCATCCATCTGTCAGCTGAACATTCAGTCAGAGAAACCTCATCtttaattcattattcatttgtgACTGCTGACAGTAAGTTTAGGTTCTGAAGCTGAAAGTGACTCTTTGCTCTTTTAATTTCACGacttcagtgaaaaacatcttttattgttgttcttgttgtatTTCAActtatttttgccattttttccaTGAACGTGATTTGTCAGTCACCTGGACTTTTCTGAAGACGTTCTGTTACAAACTGTTTGCTCATGGTCGTTTCAGTGTCCCACATCACAGAGAATCCTCGCAGTGATCACAAACCATTGATCATTAATGACTTCATGATTTCTCCTGAACAGAAACACGGAGTCGTCGTCTCTCCTGAGGTATCGACCAATGGGGAGACGGGGCGGGGCGAAGATGAGGACGATGTCAGTGCAGAACCTGCCACTCGATTGGCTCAGGACTCGTCTCGTGGGGGCAGAGAGAGCATGCTGGGTAAGAACAAATTACACCTGTGTCCAGGTAAGAGTGTTTGTCATTAACACGCCGAGCTGCTCCAGAGTGAGACGTCCACAGCTTTCAACTTTCTTTATTTAACAGTCTTTtctaataatcaataatcaataacaaaacaacacaatgacGCTGAAACGAGCTGGAATGGAAGCCTGCCGTCAACAGGAACCAacaaaacagatggaaacaaaatgacaaaaaaaatagtCATCAGAACTCCAGATTATGGCTTTTTAACATCAATATGATTCAATGACgatttgaaatgaaagttattacttttcattttactttttaagaACATCAATCAATATCAATCAATATCTATCAAACGTTTGATTTACTGATGAAAATTTCCGAGTCATTACATCACAACTATAAGATGCTGAATCATAATGATGACGAACATGAGATATTTTAGTCCCTTTTTGAATTCAAGTTACGTGATAATGAGATAAAGTAAGaaacaaatgtgtgattttttttcattcatcatctgAGTTTGAATTATgactttttaagtaaaattagATACTTCAACAACAATGTGAATGTTAACTTTCGAGGTGCCAAgtcagttttttctttatttttttgatcATTGTTAACATTTCATGTACTTCTTTCCTTGACCAAAGGGAGCTTCCATAAGTTCAAAACAGATATAATCAAAACCAACAGGAACCAGAACTGTGACACTTGAATTAATCAACTTAATTTTTAGAGTAGAATCTATGAGatggtgtttgtttgtcacatTCTGGAAGAAAATGCAAGAATGTTTGTGCTTGAATCTTTAAATGTGCCTCTAATAAATGCATGCCACTTAATTCTTGTTCCATACTTTCATGACGTCAATCAACTGAGCatcttgtttttaaaaaaatcaccatCTACCCTCTAATTCGTCAGCGTCGTCCTGCAGAAGAGTCAAGCAAGAGGTCTCGTTTGATCCTTCTCTGATCAAGATGTTGTATAGTGACTCCAAACAAAAGTCGGTGTCACTGAGAGGCTGAGCGAGGGAGCATGGCACTGCTGACTCGCTACACAAACGACAAAGACATTTCCGTAGTTGCGAGTGTGGCCGTATTTATTTTTATACGCCGAACAAACAGGCTAAGCAAGGCAAAGCTGAGACAGGTCTTTGAATACTTAGTTTCTGTTAGATCATGCGgtcaacaaaaaatacactCTCCCTACTCACCCCCTCTCCATCCGCCGCCGCTGTGAACAGGTGAATATATGCCGCcccttcattcattcaatcactCAATCACTGCTCTAACCACACCCCCCGTGACATGCGTGAACGGtgtcaaactgacagctgatgtCAACACATATTTTCGCATATAGCACCTACAACCCAGCCCCTAATTATTATCACTGTAATAATTACAttataacaaataaacaagaaacATGAAATCACAACATTCACAATTATCCTTGTTTATAGTCCATCAGTATAGTTCATCAATGTGCTCTTCTACCTGGAACGCAAGTCAAGTCTAGTTGAGTCCAGAAGTTCACAGCTTCATGGAGTAACCGTGACCATGTCGCACTGTCGGTCCGTAAAGTCAGTCTAACTGTCCCAGCAAAATTGTCCTCTCAGAACTGAGGGGTCAGGCTTCCGCTTCCTGCAGAAGACAGACTTTGGTTATGGGCCTTTCCAGGGGGCTTGTCTTGGTCTTTATCAGCAACCGTCGCACGAATCCTCTTCCGTCTGGGAAGGTTTGGATGACTCTTCCCATGACCCATGAATTCCGCGGTGCTGTCTCATCCACAATAAGCACGATGTCCCCTACCACAAAGTTGCGCTTGATACCAGTCCACTTCTGACGTTCCTGCAACTGTGGTAAATATTCCTTGGTCCATCGCTTCCAGAATAAATTGGACATATACTGGACTTGCTTCCAGCGTCGATGAGCGTAGATGTCATTTCTTTGAAATTCCCCTGGGGGTAGGGAAGGGGAGGTTTTCAACAGCAAGAGATGATTAGGTGTTAAAGCTTCCAGATCATTAGGGTCGGTTGAGGCCTTGGTGATTGGACGACCATTAATGATGGCTTCTACCTCACAGAGGACAGTATGCAGTCCCTCCTCATCAAGATTTTGCACTTTTAAGATGGCATTCAAGACCTTCCGCACGGATCTGATCAACCTTTCCCAGGCGCCACCATGGTGTGATCCAGCTGGAGGGTTGAAAACCCACTTTATTTCCTTCTGAAGAAGAACGTCATTTATCTGAGCTTGATTCCAACCTCTGATAGCCTCTCTCAGCTCACGTTCTCCTCCAATAAAGTTTGTTCCATTATCAGACCGTATTTCCCGGACTTGGCCACGCCTTGCCGTGAATCGTCGTAGTGCATTGATAAAAGAATCTGTATCCAGAGAAGGAGCCACTTCGATATGGATAGCTCGTATTGCCAAACAGGTAAATATGACTCCATATCTTTTTACTACGCTCCTCCGGCTCTTGACCTCAAAAGGTCCAAAGTAGTCCACACCAACTCTGGTGAATGGAGCTTCATCTGGACAGACCCTGTCAATTGGAAGATCTGCCATCAGCTGGCAGCCTGGAGCAGCTTGCAGCCTACGGCAGACAACACACTTTGACAAAATCCTCCTTATAGCTGTGCCAACCCCTGGAATCCAGTACCTTTGACGCAATTTGGACAACATGTAATTGCGTCCTCCATGACCAACTTGTTGATGTATGTGCCTTAGGAGAAGGTCTGAGATGTGGAGCTCTTTGGTCAAGATAGCGGGGTGTTTTGCATCTCCAGATAGATCCGCCCTACTTAATCGTCCACCAACCCTCAGGATACCATCCTCCAGCACGGGAGAGAGCTTGAAGATGCAACTATTCTTTTTCACACTTCTGCCACTCTGCAGACTGGAGAGTTCATCAGGAAATCTCTTCTTCTGGCAAAATCTGATGATTTCCCTTTCAGCCTCCTGCTTTAAAGCATCACCTATCTGAGCCCAATCCTCAGTCCGGTGCTCATAATAAACAGATGCGACATGGAACCATTCTCAACACTGGAGTTTCAGTAGGCAATGGGGAGCAAAACAATGTTCTTGATATCatgaaaaggcagaatgaaATAACAACACTACTGATACAACAACAGCAATGTGCATCCTTGCCCAAAAGAGAGATTCAGGTCTTTGATGGTGATCCATTGCAGTTTCATACATTTATGAGAGCCTTTGAAAATGGTGTTGAAAGTAAGTCCGACAGTTATAGTGATTGCCTGTACTTCCTCGAGCAATTCACCAGAGGTCGCCCAAGGGATCTTGTAAGAAGCTGCCAACATATGGACCCAGACAGGGGCTACGCTCAGGCTAAAATCCTACTACAGGAACATTTTGGAGATGAACAAAGGGTTGCAGCAGCTTATATGGACAAGGCATTGTCATGGGCCCCAATTAAATCAGAGGATGTTAAGGCGCTCCAAAATTACAGCTTATTTCTCAGAACCTGCTCGAATGCAATGAACgaagtgcagtacatgtttgAAATGGATATGCCTGCTAATATGCTGACCATAGTAAAGAAGCTGCCTTATAAGCTAAGGGATCGCTGGAGGACAACTGCTTGTGAAATACAAGAGAGGCGTAACCAAAGGGCTACATTCAATGATATTGTTCATTTCATTGAAAGGCAAGCAAGGATTCTAACAGACCCAGTATTTGGAGACATTCAAGACGCATCACCAGCATTAAACAGAGGCATGAATCGAACCAGCTTAAAACCTAGATCTAGGCCAAAGGGCAGTAGTTTTGCCACAACTGTGACTACTGTAGAGAACAACAAAATTGCAACAAAGGGAAGGAGACCAGACACCATCTCACCGGTCAAGaaagtctgtctgttttgtgagGGTGGACACACTTTGGAGTTTTGCCCTCGATTGGAGAAAAGGGCCCACACTGAGAAGATCACCTTCTTAAGGGAAAAGGGAGTGTGCTTCGGCTGTTTGTGTATAGGACACGTCAGCAAGGATTGTCAAAAGCGTCTTTCATGCAAAGTGTGTAGTTTGAAACACCCCACAATGCTTCACATCCATTCAAAGGAAAAGGATCcagtgacagagggaggacCGAGCACTGCAGTGGGCTGTGCTCTGATGTCCAGTGGGCTTGCTGGGGCTGGTGATCGTGACTGCAAACTTCCTATAGTTCCAGTACAGATTAAATCGAAGAAAAGTAACCACACAGTGGTTACTTATGCCTTCTTGGATCCAGGTAGTACGGCTGTTTTCTGCACAGTTAACCTCATGAACAAGCTCAACCTCTCAGGGATAAGGACACGAATTCTTTTACGGACAATGGGTCAAGAAAAGGTCGTTAATAGCAATGTAATTACAGGACTGGAGGTGGCTGGCTTAGATGGGGAGACATACTGTGATTTGCCCAATACCTATACCCAGGAGTGTATGCCAGTGCATAAGGGAAATATTCCACGTCAAAGGGATCTTCAGAGGTGGCCTCACTTGGGAGATGTTCACTTGCCTGAGATCGACTCCGAAATTGAGCTGTTGATTGGAACAAATGTACCAAAGGCACTGGAACCACTACAGGTCATCCGTAGTGTGGATGATGGACCCTATGCCATTAAGACTATTCTGGGTTGGATTGTTAATGGACCACTGGGAGGAGGCAGTGGTGATGGAATGGATGTTGCAACAGTTAACAGAATCTCAGTCCTGAACTTAGAGGAGCTctggcagcagcagttcagaacGGATTTCCCAGAATGTAGTTATGATGAACAACCTGGTCAGTCGAGAGAAGATCAGAGTTTCATGAAGCTGGTCCAGGATTCAGCCCGACTTATTGGTGGCCATTACCAGATTGCATTGCCTCTGAGGAGCAGTTGTGTGAACATGCCGAACAACAGGAAGGTTGCAGAGCAGCGCGCCCTAAACCTAAAGAGGAGGTTCAAAAGAGACTCATTATTTCAACAACAGTACACAGATTTCATGAATGACATGATCGCCAAGGGATACGTAGAGCAAGTACCTTCAGGTGAGCTGACACGTAGTGATGGGAGACTGTGGTATATCCCACACCATGGTGTTTACCACCCTCAGAAAGGAAAAATCCGTGTGGTTTTTGACTGTGCAGCCACTTTCCAGTCCACATCTCTCAATGTTCAACTGCTACAAGGACCGGATCTCACTAGCTCACTGATTGGCGTCCTGGCCAGATTCAGGAAGGAACCGGTGGTGATCATGGCAGACATAGAGTCTATGTTTCACCAAGTAAGGGTACCAAGGGAAGATGCTGACCTGCTGAGGTTTCTCTGGTGGCCTGACGGTGATTGCACCCAAGACTTGGTGGACTTTAGAATGTTGGTACATCCGTTTGGTGCGACTTCCTCACCAAGTTGTGCTAACTTTGCATTGAGGAAATGTGCTAAGGACAATGAAGAACAGTTCTGTCCGGAGACCATTGAGAAGATTCTGCACTGCTTCTACGTGGACGACTGTCTGGTATCAACAGCCAGTGAGGAAGAAGCAGTGGTGCTTTACCATGACCTGGTCTGCATATGTGCAAAAGGAGGCTTTAAGCTGACAAAATGGATGAGCAACAGGCGTGCAGTGATGGCAGCAATTCCAGAAGACCAAAGAGCAAAGGGCATAAAAGATTTGGATCTGGACCACGACATATTGCCTGTGGAGAGAGTGCTCGGGGTGCAATGGTGCATTCAGTCTGATGCCTTCAAGTTTAAGATCGTGGTGCAGGACAGGCCTTTGACAAGAAGGGGGATCCTCTCGGTCATCAGTTCAATATACGATCCCCTAGGAATCCTGAGTCCCATTGTCCTCTCTGCTAAGATCATCTTGCAGGAGCTGTGCAGGCAGCAACTCAGCTGGGATGACCTCATACCACCATCAGCTGCACAGGAATGGACAAACTGGTTAGAGGAGCTCTATCAGCTAGAGCACTTCCAAGTTGCTCGGTGCTTAAAGCCCCCAGATTTCGGAGAAGTCACCGCAGCGCAATTGCACCACTTTACAGACGCAAGTGAAAATGGTTATGGTGTAGTGACCTACCTACTCCTGCAGAATGCACACTCACAGGTGCACAGCAGCTTTGTCATGGGAAAATCCAGGGTGTCGCCTTTGAAGTCGATCTCAATACCTCGCATGGAGCTTACAGCTGCTACCATGGCAAGTCGCTTGGACACCTTTTGGAAAAAAGAGTTGCACATGTCATTAACAGGGTCAACGTTCTGGACAGACAGCACCTCTGTACTAAAGTACATTAAGAATGAGACTTCAAGGTTCCGTACCTTTGTTGCCAACAGGGTCtcagaaatactcaaagtatCGCATCCATCTCAGTGGAGGTATGTAAACACCCTAAACAATCCTGCAGATGTGGCCTCCAGAGGGCTGAAGGTTGATGTGTTTCTGAGGAGTGAGACCTGGTTGTCAGGACCTGCATATCTTTTGCAGCCTGAACAGGACTGGCCTGTGAGTCCAGATTGTTTGGGCAAACTTCTGCCAAACGATCCAGAAGTCAAGGTCAGTGTTGCAGTGAATGCGGTGCAGACCTCAGAGGATGTGGACGCAACCACTCGGCTGATCCATCATTTTTCCTCTTGGACCCGTTTGAGAAGGGCTATGGCTTGGGTTATCAGGCTAAAAAACTTGCTGCGGTGTCTCAGTCAAAGAAGGAAATGGTCTGACACAGCCTCCACCCAGTCTGACTCACGGGAACAACAAGGATCTTCTTCGAAGCAGGAAAATGGAGTGGTCAAAGATGTGACATTGAGAGGTTTGCTCACAGTAGATGAATTGCTGGATGCTGAAAAGGAAATCATCAGATTTTGCCAGTGAATCAACAATACACCCAGCATAGTTTTTCGTACTTTCCACAGATCGTTTATTTCACATCCATAAGTATTGGAAAACGCCACAGATGATCCCCTCAACCAGCAGGACAGCATGTCTCAGCGGACTTTCGCATACAGGCAGCGCTCCCCAATAGATGCGCTGTCAATCAAACCGCGTTCAATCCAACATACACAGCATGAATGAATGCGAGTGATACAGGCCTACCGGTCTGAAGTCCGCGTTGCCATCAGTCTCTGGCGTTGCAGTTGTGCACCATTTAGCGTGATCCGTGTGTCCACATATGCCGTTTGGGTGTAAATTTTTTGTTGACAAAGTATAGTGACTCCAAACAAAAGTCGGTGTCACTGAGAGGCTGAGCGAGGGAGCATGGCACTGCTGACTCGCTACACAAACGACAAAGACATTTCCGTAGTTGCGAGTGTGGCCGTATTTATTTTTATACGCCGAACAAACAGGCTAAGCAAGGCAAAGCTGAGACAGGTCTTTGAATACTTAGTTTCTGTTAGATCATGCGgtcaacaaaaaatacactCTCCCTACTCACCCCCTCTCCATCCGCCGCCGCTGTGAACAGGTGAATATATGCCACcccttcattcattcaatcactCAATCACTGCTCTAACCACACCCCCCGTGACATGCGTGAACGGtgtcaaactgacagctgatgtCAACACATATTTTCGCATATAGCACCTACATGTTGATTCATCTTCCGTCAAGTCCATTCGGATTAATTGCCGACGTCTTTACAGTTGAATTGTCCATCATTCACATCTTTAACCAACCAGTTGTGCTCGGTCCTCCTATGTCTCCTTCATGATCTTTCAGGAAAGGTTCgagagcagcagccagcacaAGGGAGCAACATGAAGAACCGCTGTTGGATTTACAAACGCTCCCAATCCCTTAACGTCATTTCCACCAGTGACCGAACCAAACCAGATCCTTCAAAGCCGGTGAGGAGGTTCGATAAACtgggcagagagagacgagaCACAAGGAAACTAACAAGAAACAAAGGAAGTGAAACACAGATGACCAACAGATCTGAAATGAGACAGGATGGAAATTCTTTGTTTTGGAGTAAAggaattaaaaaacaacagatgaaaaatgagcCAGGAAGTTTTGCAGTCACTCGATTGACTGTTGAGGATCAAGCCTTTAAAGGCAGGACCAAACCTCACAGTGAATCTGAAGTGAAATCGTCTGTAGCGT
The sequence above is a segment of the Chaetodon auriga isolate fChaAug3 chromosome 23, fChaAug3.hap1, whole genome shotgun sequence genome. Coding sequences within it:
- the lrrfip1b gene encoding leucine-rich repeat flightless-interacting protein 2 isoform X1, producing MGTQGPGRKRIPNREKLTAEDDALNQIAREAEARLAAKRAARAEAREIRMKELERQQRELFNSHKKYYGLDNKWGHIEQWMEDSERYSRHSRRHASMSDDEERMSVGSRGSFRPSDHSGFLGSGSRASSRASSARASPVVEERPDRDFLDKGSRTASTLSAATLASLGGASSRRGSCDTSFSVETEASIRDMKESLVEAEDKYRKAMVSNAQLHNEKTTLMYQVETLKEELSDMEELLWESRGHRDDTSRELERERRAHGVLQFQFKEMKETLRQTEELLTEVSDLRLKSSTYCQEVSDLQEVLQWKEKKMAALERQREISDIVRIERDRLRDEAVRLRDALKKHGVVVSPEVSTNGETGRGEDEDDVSAEPATRLAQDSSRGGRESMLELRLKKLFEERESLYDQVRLLKSQLDQRQKNGTDQDPEGESLENGMDSHLLDLQRDANRQMSELKFKLVKSEQEVTTLEQNVIRLEGQVSRYKLASENAEKIEDELKVDKRKLQRELRSALDRIDELEASNSHLSKRLEKMKANRSALLAQQ
- the lrrfip1b gene encoding leucine-rich repeat flightless-interacting protein 2 isoform X2; this encodes MGTQGPGRKRIPNREKLTAEDDALNQIAREAEARLAAKRAARAEAREIRMKELERQQREEDSERYSRHSRRHASMSDDEERMSVGSRGSFRPSDHSGFLGSGSRASSRASSARASPVVEERPDRDFLDKGSRTASTLSAATLASLGGASSRRGSCDTSFSVETEASIRDMKESLVEAEDKYRKAMVSNAQLHNEKTTLMYQVETLKEELSDMEELLWESRGHRDDTSRELERERRAHGVLQFQFKEMKETLRQTEELLTEVSDLRLKSSTYCQEVSDLQEVLQWKEKKMAALERQREISDIVRIERDRLRDEAVRLRDALKKHGVVVSPEVSTNGETGRGEDEDDVSAEPATRLAQDSSRGGRESMLELRLKKLFEERESLYDQVRLLKSQLDQRQKNGTDQDPEGESLENGMDSHLLDLQRDANRQMSELKFKLVKSEQEVTTLEQNVIRLEGQVSRYKLASENAEKIEDELKVDKRKLQRELRSALDRIDELEASNSHLSKRLEKMKANRSALLAQQ
- the lrrfip1b gene encoding leucine-rich repeat flightless-interacting protein 2 isoform X3, producing MGTQGPGRKRIPNREKLTAEDDALNQIAREAEARLAAKRAARAEAREIRMKELERQQREMSDDEERMSVGSRGSFRPSDHSGFLGSGSRASSRASSARASPVVEERPDRDFLDKGSRTASTLSAATLASLGGASSRRGSCDTSFSVETEASIRDMKESLVEAEDKYRKAMVSNAQLHNEKTTLMYQVETLKEELSDMEELLWESRGHRDDTSRELERERRAHGVLQFQFKEMKETLRQTEELLTEVSDLRLKSSTYCQEVSDLQEVLQWKEKKMAALERQREISDIVRIERDRLRDEAVRLRDALKKHGVVVSPEVSTNGETGRGEDEDDVSAEPATRLAQDSSRGGRESMLELRLKKLFEERESLYDQVRLLKSQLDQRQKNGTDQDPEGESLENGMDSHLLDLQRDANRQMSELKFKLVKSEQEVTTLEQNVIRLEGQVSRYKLASENAEKIEDELKVDKRKLQRELRSALDRIDELEASNSHLSKRLEKMKANRSALLAQQ